The following proteins come from a genomic window of Acidimicrobiia bacterium:
- a CDS encoding ATP-dependent Clp protease ATP-binding subunit, translating into MFERFTDRARRVVVLAQEEARLLNHNYIGTEHILLGLIHEGEGVAAKALESLGISLEAVRAQVEEIIGHGGTAPSGHIPFTPRAKKVLELSLREALQLGHNYIGTEHILLGLIREGEGVAAQVLVKLGADLSRVRQQVIQLLSGYAGSKEGAPQGGTGSGEAQPSGSLVLDQFGRNLTQLARDKKLDPVIGREKEIERVMQVLSRRTKNNPVLIGEPGVGKTAIVEGLASDIVGGDVPETLQGKQLYTLDLGALVAGSRYRGDFEERLKKVLKEIRTRGDIILFIDELHTLVGAGAAEGAIDAASILKPMLARGELQTIGATTLDEYRKHLEKDAALERRFQPIKVEEPTVAHTIEILKGLRDRYEQHHRVTITDQAVVAAANLADRYISDRHLPDKAIDLIDEAGSRLRIRRMQAPPDYRELEDEIAATRKDKEAAIEAQQFERAANLRDREKELLDQRTSKESEWRSEGVDLFNEVTEESIAEVLALWTGIPVYKLTEEETARLLRMEDELHKKIIGHNEAIRAVSQSIRRTRAGLKDPKRPSGSFIFLGPSGVGKTYTAKALAEFLFGDEKALIQLDMSEYMEKHTVSRLVGSPPGYVGYDEGGQLTEAVRRKPFSVVLFDEIEKAHADVFNTLLQILEDGRLTDAQGRTVDFKNTVIIMTSNLGTADLRKASVGFGRADEAVTYERMKDRVIEELKRSFRPEFLNRIDEVIVFNELTLAEVTEIVDLLIQRVQEQLDGQGLGLELTNDAKMLLAEKGYDPALGARPLRRVIQRLVEDPLSEKILWKEFHAGETIIVDVLDGEIVFRAIEGIEPPPVELAGSGSEGS; encoded by the coding sequence GTGTTCGAGCGCTTCACCGATCGAGCCCGCCGAGTGGTCGTCCTGGCGCAGGAAGAGGCGCGCCTGCTCAACCACAACTACATCGGGACCGAGCACATCCTGCTCGGCCTGATCCACGAAGGGGAAGGGGTCGCCGCCAAGGCGCTCGAGTCCCTCGGTATCTCGCTCGAGGCAGTGCGCGCCCAGGTGGAGGAGATCATCGGCCACGGCGGGACCGCCCCGTCGGGTCACATCCCGTTTACTCCTCGCGCGAAAAAGGTGCTCGAGCTGTCCCTGCGTGAGGCGCTCCAGCTCGGCCACAACTACATCGGCACGGAGCACATCCTCCTCGGTCTCATCCGTGAAGGTGAGGGTGTTGCCGCGCAGGTGCTCGTGAAGCTCGGCGCCGATCTGTCGCGCGTCCGCCAGCAGGTCATCCAGCTCCTTTCCGGTTACGCCGGGTCGAAGGAAGGCGCGCCGCAGGGCGGCACGGGCTCGGGCGAGGCGCAGCCCTCGGGTTCGCTCGTGCTCGACCAGTTCGGCCGCAACCTCACACAGCTCGCGCGCGACAAGAAGCTCGACCCGGTGATCGGGCGCGAGAAGGAGATCGAGCGCGTCATGCAGGTGCTGTCGCGACGCACGAAGAACAACCCGGTGCTGATCGGCGAGCCGGGCGTGGGCAAGACCGCGATCGTCGAAGGTCTCGCGTCGGACATCGTCGGCGGCGACGTGCCGGAGACGCTCCAGGGCAAGCAGCTCTACACGCTCGACCTCGGCGCGCTGGTCGCCGGTTCCCGCTACCGCGGCGACTTCGAGGAGCGCCTCAAGAAGGTGTTGAAGGAGATCCGCACGCGCGGCGACATCATCCTGTTCATCGACGAGCTGCACACACTCGTCGGTGCGGGCGCGGCCGAGGGTGCGATCGACGCCGCGAGCATCTTGAAGCCGATGCTCGCGCGTGGTGAGCTCCAGACGATCGGTGCGACCACGCTCGACGAGTACCGCAAGCACCTCGAGAAGGACGCCGCGCTCGAGCGCCGGTTCCAGCCGATCAAGGTCGAGGAGCCCACGGTCGCGCACACGATCGAGATCCTCAAGGGGCTGCGCGACCGGTACGAGCAGCACCACCGGGTCACGATCACCGACCAGGCGGTCGTGGCCGCGGCGAACCTGGCCGACCGCTATATCTCCGACCGTCACCTGCCCGACAAGGCGATCGACCTCATCGACGAAGCCGGATCGCGCCTGCGCATCCGTCGCATGCAGGCACCGCCCGACTACCGCGAGCTCGAGGACGAGATCGCGGCCACGCGGAAGGACAAGGAAGCCGCGATCGAGGCTCAGCAGTTCGAACGCGCCGCGAACCTGCGCGACCGCGAGAAGGAATTGCTCGATCAGCGCACCAGCAAGGAGAGCGAGTGGCGCTCCGAGGGTGTCGACCTCTTCAACGAAGTCACCGAGGAATCCATCGCCGAGGTGCTCGCGCTCTGGACCGGCATCCCCGTGTACAAGCTCACCGAGGAGGAGACCGCCAGGCTCCTCCGCATGGAAGACGAGCTGCACAAGAAGATCATCGGGCACAACGAAGCGATCCGCGCAGTGTCGCAGTCGATCCGCCGCACGCGCGCGGGTCTGAAGGACCCGAAGCGCCCGTCGGGCTCGTTCATCTTCCTCGGGCCTTCGGGTGTCGGCAAGACCTACACCGCCAAAGCGCTCGCTGAGTTCCTCTTCGGTGACGAGAAGGCGCTGATCCAGCTCGACATGAGCGAGTACATGGAGAAGCACACCGTGTCGAGGCTGGTCGGTTCGCCTCCGGGCTACGTCGGCTACGACGAAGGTGGGCAGCTCACCGAGGCCGTGCGACGCAAGCCGTTCTCCGTCGTACTCTTCGACGAGATCGAGAAGGCGCACGCCGACGTGTTCAACACGCTCCTCCAGATCCTGGAAGACGGGCGCCTCACCGACGCGCAGGGTCGCACGGTCGACTTCAAGAACACGGTGATCATCATGACGTCGAACCTCGGTACCGCCGACCTGCGCAAGGCGTCGGTCGGGTTCGGGCGCGCCGACGAAGCGGTCACCTACGAGAGGATGAAGGACAGGGTCATCGAGGAGCTCAAGCGCAGCTTCCGGCCCGAGTTCCTGAACCGCATCGACGAGGTGATCGTCTTCAACGAGCTCACATTGGCTGAGGTCACCGAGATCGTCGACCTGCTCATCCAGCGGGTGCAGGAACAGCTCGACGGCCAGGGTCTCGGGCTCGAGCTCACCAACGACGCGAAGATGCTCCTCGCCGAGAAGGGCTACGACCCGGCGCTCGGCGCTCGGCCGCTGCGCCGGGTGATCCAGCGCCTGGTGGAGGACCCGCTCTCCGAGAAGATCCTGTGGAAGGAATTCCACGCCGGCGAGACGATCATCGTCGATGTGCTCGACGGAGAGATCGTCTTCCGCGCCATCGAGGGGATCGAGCCCCCGCCCGTGGAGCTCGCGGGTAGCGGGTCTGAAGGAAGCTGA
- a CDS encoding polyprenyl synthetase family protein codes for MTGSGAAAHPAPAVELAPLTHDLSRVEDALRGAVRTADPFLADVAAHLIEAGGKRIRPTLALCATYACSSATPASDAAITGAVAVELVHLGSLYHDDVIDEAETRRGVPSVNARWSNIVAILAGDFLLARASSLAASLGADIAGLLASTIGELCRGQVHELQHLFDVERDEDGYESTIEGKTAALFATSCRVGGMVARVPDPTLDGLTRFGRHLGMCFQIVDDVLDLTASEAALGKPAGQDLLEGVYTLPVIYALRESPELRDLLGQPIDQEHLGEVRRIATSNGAVDAALGVARDHAVKARDALDGAEGLDPEVCEELGRLVDGLVTRER; via the coding sequence ATGACAGGGTCGGGAGCAGCTGCACACCCGGCCCCAGCCGTGGAACTGGCGCCGCTCACCCATGATCTCTCGAGGGTCGAGGATGCGCTCCGTGGCGCCGTCCGGACGGCCGATCCCTTCCTCGCCGACGTCGCAGCACACCTGATCGAAGCCGGCGGGAAGCGCATCCGACCCACGCTGGCGCTCTGTGCCACCTACGCGTGCAGCTCGGCGACCCCGGCGAGCGATGCCGCGATCACGGGCGCGGTGGCGGTCGAGCTGGTCCATCTCGGCTCTCTCTACCACGACGACGTCATCGACGAGGCGGAGACCCGACGGGGTGTGCCGAGCGTCAACGCCCGGTGGAGCAACATCGTCGCGATCCTCGCCGGCGACTTCCTGCTCGCACGCGCGTCGTCGCTCGCGGCATCGCTCGGTGCCGACATCGCGGGCTTGCTCGCCTCCACGATCGGCGAGCTGTGCCGCGGGCAGGTGCACGAGTTGCAGCATCTCTTCGATGTCGAGCGCGATGAGGACGGCTACGAGTCGACGATCGAGGGCAAGACGGCGGCGTTGTTCGCGACGTCGTGCCGGGTCGGCGGCATGGTCGCTCGCGTCCCCGACCCCACGCTCGACGGGCTCACGCGCTTCGGTCGTCACCTGGGTATGTGCTTCCAGATCGTCGACGACGTCCTCGACCTCACCGCCAGCGAAGCCGCGCTCGGCAAGCCCGCGGGCCAGGATCTCCTCGAAGGCGTCTACACGCTGCCGGTCATCTACGCGTTGCGCGAGTCGCCGGAGCTGCGCGATCTGCTGGGTCAGCCGATCGACCAGGAGCACCTCGGCGAGGTCCGTCGGATCGCAACGAGCAACGGCGCGGTCGACGCCGCGCTCGGTGTCGCACGTGACCACGCGGTGAAGGCACGTGACGCGCTCGACGGGGCGGAGGGTCTCGACCCCGAGGTCTGCGAGGAGCTCGGCCGCCTCGTCGACGGCCTGGTCACGCGCGAGCGTTAG